One Streptosporangium becharense genomic window, GTAGAGCACCAGGGTCACCGCGAGCAGCAGCACGCCCATGGCGCTGGCGACGCCCCACTGGAAGATGTCGATCTGCTGCTGGATGTACGTCGAGATCGTCGACTGGCGCGGCCCGCCCAAGATGGCGGGCACGATGAAGAAGCTCAGGCCCAGGATGAAGACCAGCAGCGTGCCGCTGACCAGCGAGGGCCGGATCTGCGGGAGGTAGACGCGCCGCAGCGCGTGGCCGTGTGAGGCGCCCATCGTCTTGGCCGCCAGCATGAGGTTGCCGTCGACCGCCGACATCCCGGAGTACAGGATCAGGATCATGTACGGCAGCAGGTAGCAGGTCGTGCCGACCAGCGTCCCGCCGAAGCTGTGCAGCAGGGAGAGCTCCCCCAGCCCCAGCGCCTGGCTCGTCTCGTTCACCACCCCGTTGGGGCTGAGCAACGCGGTCAGGGCGAACAGGCGGACGACGATCGACACCCAGAACGGGATCAGCACGAGCAGCAGCAGCACTCCGGCCACCCGGCGGGGCAGCCGGGACAGGAAGTACGCCACCGGCAGGGCCACCAGCACGGTCAGCAGGGTCGAGCCGACGGCGAGCAGGACCGTGCGCCACTCGATGAGGAGCAGGAAGTCGTCCTGGAACAGGCTGGCGTAGTTGGCCAGTGAGAACCCGAGGTTCCCGTAGTCCAGGGAGCCGGTCTCGCTGAGGCTGCGCAGCACGACGTTCGCCAGCGGCCAGGCGTACAGGAGGGTGAACAGGATCGCGAAGGGCACCGCGATGAGGCCGTAGGACACCCCGTCCCGCACGCGCCGGTACCCCGGCCGGGTCCCGGGTCCGCCGGCGGGGGCCGCCGGCGTCCCGGGGGCACGCGGCGGGGCGTCGACGCTCATGCGTCCTCCGGGGTGGCCGCCGTCACGCGGCAGATCGTGTAGATCTTGCGGACGGTCGAGGTCACGGTCCACCGGCCCGTCCACCCCTCCGGCAGGATGACCGTCACGCCCGGGCGGATGTCGGAGTGCGTGCCGTCGGCGTGGTCGAGGCGTCCCTCCCCGGAGAGGAAGTGCATGATCTCCGAGCAGCCGGCCTTGCGGGAGTCGAACACGCCGGGGGTGACCTCCCAGACGCCGACCTCGACCTCCGGCGACTCGTGGAGCACGTGCTCGGCCGTCCGCGGATCGCCCGAGACGACGACCTGGGGGCTGCCGGTGGGGGTGAGGGGGAGGTCGCGCGCGTCGTGGTCGTCGATACCGACCGGTGCGGGGACGGCGTTCTCGATGGGGGCGGTCATGTCGTGGCCTTCAGCGTGGTCGCGTTCACGATCGAGGGCACCTCGCGGCCCCGCAGGTAGGCGGCGCACCGCTCGGCGAGGAGTCCGCGCAGCCGCACCTCCGCCGTCTCCGAGTACCAGGCGAAGTGGGGGGTGACAACGGTGTTCGGTGCGCGGAGCAGGGGGTCGTCCGGACCGGGCGGCTCGTCCTCCAGGACGTCCAGGCCGGCCGCCGTCACCTTCCCGCTGCCGAGGGCGGCCGCCAGGGCCGCGGAGTCGATCAGCCCGCCGCGGGAGACGTTGACGACCGTGACACCGTCCTTCATCAACCGGAAGGCCCGCTCGTCGAGGATGTGCCGGGTCTCGGCCCGCAGCGGGCAGTGCAGGCTGACCACGTCCGCCCGCGCGAGGAGCTCGGGCAGATCCACCATGCGTGCCCCGGCCGCGGCGGTGACCGCCGGGTCGTGGGCGACGACCTCACGGAAGAAGGGCCCGGCCAGGCGGATCACCTCGGCGCCGATGCGGCCGATCCCGATCAGCCCCAGTGTCTGCTCCGAGAGCGGGACCACGGGCCGCAGCCGGGACCACTGCGGCCAGTGCCCGTCGCGGACGAGCCGGTCGCCGCCCGTCAGACGGCGGTTGGCGGCCAGGATGAGGGCGACCGCGTGGGTGGCGACCTCCTCCTGACAGTAGTCCGGGACGTTGACCACCGCGATCCCCCGCTCGCCGGCCGCCGCGAGGTCGATGGTGTCGACCCCGACCCCGTAGCGTCCGATCACCCGCCAGGTGGGGTGCGCGTCCATCTGCTCGGCGCCGATGGTGGCGTACTGGACGAGGACGCCCTCGGCGGTGCCGAGGTCACCGCCCCGGCGCGCGTCCGTGACGCCGACCGACAGCGGCGCCGCGGCCCGTTGCTCGACGAGGATGTCCCCGTAGGAGGTGTCGAGCACGACGAGCCCGCTCATGACGTTATCGCGCGGCCGTCCGCCGCCGTGCCCGGCTGGACCCTGAATTTCATCCCGTCCGCCTTTCCGGTGAATTTGTTGAAACGATTCCAGGTATCAGAGGAACGACATTCCGGCCGCCTCGGAGAAGGATGGTGGAACGCTCCGGCGCCGCCGGAGCCGCGGCGGCCCCCGGAGCGGCACCCGCCCGGCGGGCCGGCCGGGAACCGGATGCCACAGGACGGGCGGCTGGCGCCTGCGAGGTCAGCGGCCCAGCCAGCCGCCGTCGACGGGCAGTGTCACCCCGTGGATGTAGTCGGCGGCGGACGAGGCCAGGAACACCGCCGCGCCGCCGATGTCAGAGGGCTCGGCCCACCGTCCCGCCGGGATCCGCTCGCTGATCTTCGCGTGTCGGTCCGCGTCGAGCAGCAATGCCTCGTTCATATTGGTATTCACATATCCCGGCGCTATTGCGTTCACGTTAACTCCGCATGACGCCCACTCGTTGGCGAGGGATTTGACGAGCTGGCCGACGCCTCCCTTGCTCGCCGCGTACCCGGGAATGGTGATCCCACCCTGGAACGTCATGACCGACGCCAGGAAGATCACCTTTCCCGAACCGCGCGCGACCATCTCCGCCCCGATCCGGCGGGTCAGGATGAAGGGGGCGGTGAGGTTGACGGCGAGCACCTCGTCCCACAGCTCGTCGCCGTGGGCGACCGCGGGCGCCCGCCGGTTGATCCCCGCGGCGTGCACCAGGATGTCCGGTGCCGCCTCGCCCGCCTCCTCGAGCCGGTCCAGGAGGCGGTAGAGCGAACCCCGGTCCGCCAGGTCGCACTCCCGCGCCGCGTACCGCCCGCCGGCCGAGCGGACCGACTCCGCCACCGCCTCCTGGGTGGCGAGAGCCGAGCTGACCCCGACGACGTCGGCTCCGGCCCCGGCCAGCGCGACGGCGATCGCCGCGCCGATCCCGCGGCTGGCGCCGGTGACCAGCGCCGTACGGCCCCGCAGCACGCCGGGTTCCCGGTCAGGACGCATCGTCGATGATCAGGAACTGGGTGGCCGCGTCCGAGAGGTTGCGGCCCCGGTGAGCGCGTCCCGGGCCGAGGATGAACCCGGCGCCGTGCCCGACGCTGAACGAGCCGCCGTCCCGGAACTCGTAGCTCATCGTGCCGGTCAGGACATATCCGCGGTGGCCTTTGGTGCACCACACGTCGTCCCTTACGGCGCCGGCCTGGTACTCGACGACGTTCCAGACCGTCCCGTCGGGGGCCGGGACGGTCCGCAGCCGGACGCCCGGCACCTCCTCCCGCGCCTCGGCGGGGAAGACGATGTGGTCGACGGTCCCCATGGGACACCTCCATGCGCTGTGACCTGCGGCTGTACGGAACCGCTGCAGATTTTGGTACGCTATTTCAAAATCGCTCCGCACGTCAACAGATGTTTGACGGATCGCCACCTCCCGGTCACGGTGGCGGAAGGAATCTCATGGGCGGGAAACACACGGCCGGTCGCCGGATGCCCGGCGACCGCGCGGGCATCGGAACGGGACCGTCCGCCGCCGACGGCGCGGACACCGGCCAGGACCATCCGGCACCATCCGGGGCCGGCCGGGACCATCCGCGGCAGGACGGGACCCGCCGAGGGCTCCGACGCCGCGCGGATCCCATCCTGCCGGGATGATCATTTATGACCCGGCGGAAGACCGGTGTGCCGCCGGAGCATCACCGGCACACTGCCGGTGGCGCTCCGGCGCACCGGCGGCACACCGGCGGCACACCGGCGGCACACCGGCGGCACAGCCCGTCCGGCGACATCCGACACCGATGACCTTTGGAGAAGAGGGCACAGATGGCAGTGAGCACGGCCAAGGACGGCAAGAAGAGCATTCCGGGCGCTTCCGGCGGCGACTCCGTGTCGGGAACCCAGGGGCTCGACCGCGCTCTGTCCGTCCTGCTCCAGATCGCGGCCAGTCCTCCCCCGGGCCTGAGCCTGGCCGAGTGCAGCAGCATCCTCGGCTACAGCAAGCCCACGACGCAGCGCCTGTTGCGCACCCTGACCCGCCGCGAGTTCCTCCACTACGACGAGGACCTCGGCGTCTACTCCCTCGGGGTGGCGAACGCCAGACTGGGGTCGACCTACCTGAACCGGGTCACCCTCCGGCAGGCCGCGCTCGCGGCCATGCGCCGCCTGGTCGTCGAGACCCGGGAAACGGCTCACCTCGGCATCCTGTCCGGCTCGAACGTCGTCTACATCGACGTCGCCGACAGCCCGCAACCGGTGCGGATCTTCAGCCGGGTCGGTGACGCGGTCCCCGCGTACGCCACCGCCGTGGGGAAGGCGATCCTCGCCTTCCTCCCGCCCGCCGACCTCCGGGAGCACCTGCCCGGGACGCTGGCCGCCCGGACCCCCAACACGATCGTGACGATCCCCGACCTGCTCGCGGACTTCGAGCGCACCCGGCAGCGCGGCTACTCGATCGACGACGCCGAGAACCGCGAGGGCATCCGCGGTTTCGCGGCCCCCGTGTTCGATGCCGAGAACAAGGTCTGCGGAGCCGTCAGCATCGCCGGCCCGGAGTCCCGGGTCTCCCCCGAGAGCGCCGAGCGGTACGGCCCGCTGATCCGCGAGACGGCCGCCGAGATCTCCGCACTCCTCGGCGCCCCGGCCGGCGGGGGACCGGCCGCGGCCGGCT contains:
- a CDS encoding cupin domain-containing protein, translating into MTAPIENAVPAPVGIDDHDARDLPLTPTGSPQVVVSGDPRTAEHVLHESPEVEVGVWEVTPGVFDSRKAGCSEIMHFLSGEGRLDHADGTHSDIRPGVTVILPEGWTGRWTVTSTVRKIYTICRVTAATPEDA
- a CDS encoding C-terminal binding protein is translated as MSGLVVLDTSYGDILVEQRAAAPLSVGVTDARRGGDLGTAEGVLVQYATIGAEQMDAHPTWRVIGRYGVGVDTIDLAAAGERGIAVVNVPDYCQEEVATHAVALILAANRRLTGGDRLVRDGHWPQWSRLRPVVPLSEQTLGLIGIGRIGAEVIRLAGPFFREVVAHDPAVTAAAGARMVDLPELLARADVVSLHCPLRAETRHILDERAFRLMKDGVTVVNVSRGGLIDSAALAAALGSGKVTAAGLDVLEDEPPGPDDPLLRAPNTVVTPHFAWYSETAEVRLRGLLAERCAAYLRGREVPSIVNATTLKATT
- a CDS encoding SDR family oxidoreductase: MRPDREPGVLRGRTALVTGASRGIGAAIAVALAGAGADVVGVSSALATQEAVAESVRSAGGRYAARECDLADRGSLYRLLDRLEEAGEAAPDILVHAAGINRRAPAVAHGDELWDEVLAVNLTAPFILTRRIGAEMVARGSGKVIFLASVMTFQGGITIPGYAASKGGVGQLVKSLANEWASCGVNVNAIAPGYVNTNMNEALLLDADRHAKISERIPAGRWAEPSDIGGAAVFLASSAADYIHGVTLPVDGGWLGR
- a CDS encoding IclR family transcriptional regulator, producing MAVSTAKDGKKSIPGASGGDSVSGTQGLDRALSVLLQIAASPPPGLSLAECSSILGYSKPTTQRLLRTLTRREFLHYDEDLGVYSLGVANARLGSTYLNRVTLRQAALAAMRRLVVETRETAHLGILSGSNVVYIDVADSPQPVRIFSRVGDAVPAYATAVGKAILAFLPPADLREHLPGTLAARTPNTIVTIPDLLADFERTRQRGYSIDDAENREGIRGFAAPVFDAENKVCGAVSIAGPESRVSPESAERYGPLIRETAAEISALLGAPAGGGPAAAG